The following are encoded in a window of Arthrobacter sp. OAP107 genomic DNA:
- a CDS encoding ABC transporter substrate-binding protein, translating into MAPFFTPHHGTARRRTLAALPAVVLSGALALSACSDPGAAASGGSTAAAGGATTAGRNGVVYNTSPDQQRIRAEKDAALAAKVPALIGKDGKLTVTTTAGSIPLSFHATDDKTPIGSELDIAQLVADKLGLELDVQVTSWENWPLKTQSGDFEAVFSNVGINKDRVKLFDFASYRAAYMGFEAKKSASYNIRDADDISGLKVSVGSGTNQEKILLAWNKELEAKGKEPASLQYYSSDADTILALSSGRTDLNIAPYPSTAYRENTRDDLKIVGKVNAGWPSETLVAATTLKGNGLAPVITEALNSVIKDGSYGKVLDRWGLSEEALQESKTVTEANFASTQTGATPSGAAK; encoded by the coding sequence ATGGCACCCTTCTTCACCCCGCACCACGGCACCGCCCGCCGGCGCACGCTGGCAGCGCTGCCCGCCGTCGTCCTTTCCGGCGCGCTGGCACTGTCCGCCTGCTCCGATCCCGGCGCCGCCGCCTCCGGCGGTTCAACGGCCGCAGCCGGTGGGGCGACGACGGCGGGCCGCAACGGCGTCGTCTACAACACCTCACCGGACCAGCAGCGGATCCGCGCTGAAAAGGATGCCGCGCTGGCCGCGAAGGTGCCGGCGCTGATCGGCAAGGACGGCAAGCTCACGGTGACCACCACCGCAGGCTCGATCCCGCTGTCCTTTCACGCCACGGACGACAAGACGCCCATCGGCTCCGAGCTGGACATCGCCCAGCTGGTGGCGGACAAGCTGGGCCTGGAGCTCGACGTCCAGGTCACGTCCTGGGAGAACTGGCCGCTGAAGACCCAGTCCGGCGACTTCGAGGCGGTGTTCTCCAACGTGGGCATCAACAAGGACCGGGTGAAGCTGTTCGACTTCGCCAGCTACCGGGCGGCGTACATGGGTTTTGAGGCGAAGAAGTCCGCGTCCTACAACATCCGGGACGCGGACGACATCTCCGGCCTGAAGGTCTCCGTAGGCTCCGGCACCAACCAGGAGAAGATCCTGCTGGCCTGGAACAAGGAGCTCGAGGCCAAGGGCAAGGAACCCGCCAGCCTGCAGTACTACTCGTCCGACGCCGACACCATTCTGGCGCTCTCCTCCGGCAGGACCGACCTGAACATCGCGCCGTACCCTTCGACGGCCTACCGGGAAAACACCCGCGACGACCTGAAGATCGTCGGCAAGGTCAATGCCGGCTGGCCATCGGAGACCCTGGTGGCCGCCACCACGCTCAAGGGAAACGGCCTGGCGCCGGTGATCACCGAGGCGCTGAACTCCGTCATCAAGGACGGCTCCTACGGCAAGGTGCTGGACCGCTGGGGACTGTCCGAGGAGGCCCTGCAGGAATCCAAGACGGTGACCGAGGCCAACTTCGCCTCCACGCAGACGGGGGCAACACCGTCGGGGGCTGCGAAATGA